A genome region from Camelina sativa cultivar DH55 chromosome 10, Cs, whole genome shotgun sequence includes the following:
- the LOC104719898 gene encoding alpha-1,3-mannosyl-glycoprotein 2-beta-N-acetylglucosaminyltransferase-like, with amino-acid sequence MEIAPDFFDYFEAAASLMDRDKTIMAASSWNDNGQKQFVHDPYALYRSDFFPGLGWMLKRSTWDELSPKWPKAYWDDWLRLKENHKGRQFIRPEVCRTYNFGEHGSSLGQFFSQYLQPIKLNDVKVDWKAKDLGYLTEGNYTKYFSGLVRQARPVQGSDLVLKAQNIEADIRIRYRDQPEFERIAGEFGIFEEWKDGVPRTAYKGVVVFRIQTTRRVFLVGPDSVKQLGIRDS; translated from the exons ATGGAAATTGCTCCAGACTTCTTTGATTACTTTGAGGCTGCAGCTAGTCTCATGGATAGGGATAA AACCATTATGGCTGCTTCATCATGGAATGATAATGGGCAGAAGCAATTTGTGCATGATCCCT ATGCACTTTACCGATCAGATTTTTTTCCTGGCCTTGGGTGGATGCTGAAGAGATCGACTTGGGATGAGTTATCACCTAAGTGGCCAAAGGC TTACTGGGATGATTGGCTGAGACTGAAGGAAAACCATAAAGGCCGCCAATTCATTCGACCAGAAGTCTGCAGAACATACAACTTTGGTGAACAT GGGTCTAGTTTGGGACAGTTTTTCAGTCAGTATCTGCAACCTATAAAGCTAAATGATGTGAAG gTTGACTGGAAAGCGAAGGACCTGGGATACCTAACAGAG GGAAACTATACCAAGTACTTTTCTGGCTTGGTGAGACAAGCACGACCAGTTCAAGGTTCTGACCTTGTCTTAAAGGCTCAAAACATAGAGGCTGATATTCGTATCCGGTATAGAGACCAACCAGAGTTTGAACGCATTGCAGGGGAGTTTGGTATATTTGAAGAATGGAAG GATGGTGTGCCTCGAACAGCATATAAAGGAGTAGTGGTGTTTCGAATCCAGACTACAAGACGGGTATTCCTGGTTGGCCCAGATTCTGTAAAGCAGCTTGGAATTCGAGACTCCTGA
- the LOC104716106 gene encoding calcium-dependent protein kinase 26 isoform X1 — translation MKHSGGNQACYVLGQKTPSIRDLYSLGHKLGQGQFGTTYMCREISTGREYACKSITKRKLISKEDVEDVRREIQIMHHLAGYKNIVTIKGAYEDPLYVHIVMELCSGGELFDRIIQRGHYSERKAAELIKIIVGVVEACHSLGVMHRDLKPENFLLVNKDDDFSLKAIDFGLSVFFKPGQIFEDVVGSPYYVAPEVLLKHYGPEADVWTAGVILYILVCGVPPFWAETQQGIFDAVLKGHIDFDSDPWPLISDSAKDLIRGMLCSRPSERLTAHQVLRHPWICENGVAPDRALDPAVLSRLKQFSAMNKLKQMALRVIAESLSEEEIAGLKEMFKAMDTDNSGAITFDELKAGLRRYGSTLKDTEIRDLMEAADIDKSGTIDYGEFIAATIHMNKLEREEHLLSAFTYFDKDGSGYITIDELQHACAEQGMSDVFLEDVIKEVDQDNDGRIDYGEFVAMMQKGIAGRTMRKSINMSLRNNAVSQ, via the exons ATGAAGCACAGCGGTGGGAACCAAGCCTGCTATGTTCTTGGTCAAAAGACCCCAAGCATCCGAGATCTCTACTCGTTGGGACACAAACTAGGTCAAGGACAGTTTGGGACGACTTACATGTGCAGAGAGATCTCAACAGGGCGTGAATACGCGTGCAAGTCTATAACAAAACGAAAGTTGATTTCCAAGGAAGATGTGGAAGACGTGCGGAGGGAAATTCAAATCATGCACCATCTGGCTGGTTACAAGAACATTGTCACCATTAAAGGTGCGTATGAGGATCCTTTGTATGTCCACATCGTGATGGAGCTCTGCTCAGGTGGGGAATTATTTGATAGAATTATCCAGAGAGGGCATTACAGCGAGAGAAAAGCAGCTGAACTAATAAAGAtcattgttggtgttgttgagGCTTGCCATTCGCTTGGTGTCATGCATAGAGATCTTAAGCCCGAAAATTTCTTGTTGGTTAACAAGGACGATGACTTCTCTCTTAAGGCCATTGATTTTGGGCTTTCCGTGTTCTTCAAACCAG GTCAAATATTTGAGGATGTCGTTGGAAGTCCTTATTATGTTGCTCCTGAGGTTCTGCTCAAGCACTACGGACCGGAGGCTGATGTGTGGACGGCAGGGGTAATACTGTACATATTGGTTTGCGGAGTCCCACCGTTCTGGGCAG AAACACAGCAAGGGATATTTGACGCAGTGCTCAAGGGACATATTGACTTTGACTCTGATCCTTGGCCCCTAATATCTGACTCTGCAAAAGACTTGATCCGTGGCATGCTATGTTCCCGGCCGTCTGAGCGTCTGACAGCTCATCAAGTATTGC GCCATCCTTGGATCTGTGAAAATGGAGTTGCACCAGACAGAGCACTAGATCCTGCTGTGCTTTCTCGTCTTAAGCAGTTCTCTGCAATGAATAAACTAAAGCAGATGGCTTTAAGG GTAATAGCTGAGAGTCTCTCCGAGGAAGAAATTGCTGGATTGAAGGAAATGTTCAAAGCAATGGACACGGATAACAGTGGAGCAATTAC ATTCGATGAGTTAAAAGCCGGGTTGCGAAGATATGGTTCTACCCTCAAGGATACTGAGATTCGAGACCTTATGGAGGCT GCAGATATTGACAAGAGTGGGACCATAGATTATGGTGAATTCATTGCTGCAACAATCCATATGAACAAATTAGAGCGTGAGGAACATCTCCTCTCAGCCTTCACGTACTTTGACAAAGATGGGAGCGGTTACATCACAATCGATGAGTTACAGCACGCGTGTGCTGAACAGGGAATGAGTGATGTTTTTCTCGAAGATGTGATCAAAGAAGTCGACCAAGACAAT gaTGGAAGGATTGACTACGGAGAGTTTGTCGCTATGATGCAGAAAGGCATTGCCGGAAGAACAATGAGAAAAAGCATAAACATGAGCCTCAGGAACAATGCCGTCTCACAGTGA
- the LOC104716106 gene encoding calcium-dependent protein kinase 26 isoform X2, with product MKHSGGNQACYVLGQKTPSIRDLYSLGHKLGQGQFGTTYMCREISTGREYACKSITKRKLISKEDVEDVRREIQIMHHLAGYKNIVTIKGAYEDPLYVHIVMELCSGGELFDRIIQRGHYSERKAAELIKIIVGVVEACHSLGVMHRDLKPENFLLVNKDDDFSLKAIDFGLSVFFKPGQIFEDVVGSPYYVAPEVLLKHYGPEADVWTAGVILYILVCGVPPFWAETQQGIFDAVLKGHIDFDSDPWPLISDSAKDLIRGMLCSRPSERLTAHQVLRHPWICENGVAPDRALDPAVLSRLKQFSAMNKLKQMALRVIAESLSEEEIAGLKEMFKAMDTDNSGAITFDELKAGLRRYGSTLKDTEIRDLMEAADIDKSGTIDYGEFIAATIHMNKLEREEHLLSAFTYFDKDGSGYITIDELQHACAEQGMSDVFLEDVIKEVDQDNDGRIDYGEFVAMMQKGIAGRTMRKSINMSLRNNAVSQ from the exons ATGAAGCACAGCGGTGGGAACCAAGCCTGCTATGTTCTTGGTCAAAAGACCCCAAGCATCCGAGATCTCTACTCGTTGGGACACAAACTAGGTCAAGGACAGTTTGGGACGACTTACATGTGCAGAGAGATCTCAACAGGGCGTGAATACGCGTGCAAGTCTATAACAAAACGAAAGTTGATTTCCAAGGAAGATGTGGAAGACGTGCGGAGGGAAATTCAAATCATGCACCATCTGGCTGGTTACAAGAACATTGTCACCATTAAAGGTGCGTATGAGGATCCTTTGTATGTCCACATCGTGATGGAGCTCTGCTCAGGTGGGGAATTATTTGATAGAATTATCCAGAGAGGGCATTACAGCGAGAGAAAAGCAGCTGAACTAATAAAGAtcattgttg gtgttgttgagGCTTGCCATTCGCTTGGTGTCATGCATAGAGATCTTAAGCCCGAAAATTTCTTGTTGGTTAACAAGGACGATGACTTCTCTCTTAAGGCCATTGATTTTGGGCTTTCCGTGTTCTTCAAACCAG GTCAAATATTTGAGGATGTCGTTGGAAGTCCTTATTATGTTGCTCCTGAGGTTCTGCTCAAGCACTACGGACCGGAGGCTGATGTGTGGACGGCAGGGGTAATACTGTACATATTGGTTTGCGGAGTCCCACCGTTCTGGGCAG AAACACAGCAAGGGATATTTGACGCAGTGCTCAAGGGACATATTGACTTTGACTCTGATCCTTGGCCCCTAATATCTGACTCTGCAAAAGACTTGATCCGTGGCATGCTATGTTCCCGGCCGTCTGAGCGTCTGACAGCTCATCAAGTATTGC GCCATCCTTGGATCTGTGAAAATGGAGTTGCACCAGACAGAGCACTAGATCCTGCTGTGCTTTCTCGTCTTAAGCAGTTCTCTGCAATGAATAAACTAAAGCAGATGGCTTTAAGG GTAATAGCTGAGAGTCTCTCCGAGGAAGAAATTGCTGGATTGAAGGAAATGTTCAAAGCAATGGACACGGATAACAGTGGAGCAATTACATTCGATGAGTTAAAAGCCGGGTTGCGAAGATATGGTTCTACCCTCAAGGATACTGAGATTCGAGACCTTATGGAGGCT GCAGATATTGACAAGAGTGGGACCATAGATTATGGTGAATTCATTGCTGCAACAATCCATATGAACAAATTAGAGCGTGAGGAACATCTCCTCTCAGCCTTCACGTACTTTGACAAAGATGGGAGCGGTTACATCACAATCGATGAGTTACAGCACGCGTGTGCTGAACAGGGAATGAGTGATGTTTTTCTCGAAGATGTGATCAAAGAAGTCGACCAAGACAAT gaTGGAAGGATTGACTACGGAGAGTTTGTCGCTATGATGCAGAAAGGCATTGCCGGAAGAACAATGAGAAAAAGCATAAACATGAGCCTCAGGAACAATGCCGTCTCACAGTGA